In Gambusia affinis linkage group LG06, SWU_Gaff_1.0, whole genome shotgun sequence, one DNA window encodes the following:
- the LOC122832533 gene encoding uncharacterized protein LOC122832533 — protein sequence MDMNQQQIVREHEAFPAKLSWLDMMDLNIQVDYDEVISFEDDGDSPIKPEDELVEIKGESGPSGDSDSPTSLEVKQETTPSAGFEVSPSVEVIEEKNQHIADLTKQVGDLNKELHRTIIDLDVERDRRFEYEAEVQAQQEEIQKLKKMLEKERHLQAQRERGRNEAEIKEVSKVSSAPKDTTDKSLLQQLDHFKREAEKYASRNKGLIEVMVEEYKDQVADLKEKLKLALENDHTRVSTQPEAPLQTEGSLQTEESKQRQTSHPPGVSHSLAQPLHRPTPRFQSEESRQSQTSTQTWRSEERQVSMRPTSTGHMEGLHVGIGVKASLCPARPLHRPTPRWY from the exons ATGGACATGAATCAACAACAAATTGTTCGTGAACATGAAGCTTTTCCAGCTAAGCTTTCATGGCTCGACATGATGGACCTCAACATCCAAGTCGATTACGACGAAGTCATTTCTTTTGAAGATGACGGCGACAGCCCCATTAAACCGGAGGACGAATTAGTAGAGATCAAGGGGGAATCCGGTCCTTCCGGTGACTCTGACAGTCCAACATCGTTGGAAGTCAAGCAGGAAACAACTCCCTCTGCTGGCTTCGAGGTTTCCCCCTCAGTGGAAGTCATTGAAGAGAAAAACCAACACATCGCTGATCTCACAAAGCAGGTAGGAGATCTTAATAAAGAATTGCACAGAACTATTATTGATCTCGATGTGGAAAGAGACAGAAGGTTTGAATATGAGGCTGAAGTCCAAGCACAGCAGGAGGagattcaaaaactgaaaaagatgtTGGAGAAAGAACGTCACCTGCAAGCCCAACGTGAACGTGGCAGAAACGAGGCAGAGATTAAAGAAGTGTCAAAAGTTTCTTCCGCTCCCAAAGATACAACCGACAAGAGCCTACTTCAGCAGCTGGATCACTTTAAGAGGGAGGCTGAAAAATACGCCTCCCGGAACAAAGGTTTGATTGAAGTAATGGTGGAAGAATACAAG GATCAGGTGGCAGACCTGAAGGAGAAGTTGAAACTTGCTCTGGAAAATGACCATACAAGAGTTTCCACCCAACCAGAGGCCCCCCTGCAGACAGAAGGCTCCCTACAAACAGAGGAGTCCAAACAAAGACAGACCTCCCATCCACCAGGGGTCTCCCATAGCCTGGCTCAGCCTTTGCACCGACCCACACCCAGGTTTCAATCAGAGGAGTCCAGGCAAAGTCAAACCTCCACACAAACATGGAGGTCCGAGGAAAGACAGGTGTCCATGCGACCAACCTCCACTGGTCACATGGAGGGCCTTCATGTTGGCATTGGTGTGAAGGCCAGTCTATGCCCGGCTCGGCCGTTACACCGACCCACACCAAGGTGGTATTAA